The following proteins are co-located in the Apium graveolens cultivar Ventura chromosome 5, ASM990537v1, whole genome shotgun sequence genome:
- the LOC141724242 gene encoding eukaryotic translation initiation factor 4G-like isoform X2 translates to MSGNQTRAGKTESVQYRKTGRSTGSGGHRNYAGARGRGGGVNAPPPSLSSNKSFKKPSNFQGVQTWVSNGGVNLESSDNAALAANGAHSQLHGVDAQVDVKPAVVPSQKSTRGLPKAPAANVCAVSSSTLAPSTPVKGGDFTLQFGSISPGLMQVPARTSSAPPNLDEQKREQARFDSLRAAPVLPTQSIPKQHVPTNKSVITNQSTAIDGHSVSKIRKDVQVVVGPQTIQTQKPSVHPVTGMPMQIQYHQSHIPAQFGGPNTQLQSQSMVNSSMAIPMPMTMPFPMGNHPQVQQVYFQGLPPHMLQPHGVMHHGQSANFTSQMGTQLPHLSNIGMNINPQFSQKQSVDFGNGRKTVKITHPHTHEELSLIKKANAFIETGSSAPQSQPSVPPQSQPVTTFPPGHPVNCYPNSFSQGSIFLPGSLPLTSIHITPRLNDQGAVRPTANPNGEKNAESSFSMNLPIVETTIPNISSQGEATSILSQRDAENMKKRSLQQSKSTSVPVQSMATAGVSDFVSAASPVTQFQHLPSVVCGTTLGTKSDLHNGSKSDDNDEKSHSLLLQNQFTSGSPLSLENVENLNSPPLLEAAPAQVIVRESGTTGAAIDLKTGSTEVQGTCELAKKDGANYVKVSADCPVPDKPQYDTVGIQERRKMLLDESEENANRYVKSPKSILPRLSGNSDYIGSLVVDINNEQQKLEKEPRFPREVKADGDLSISTSGAVDCLITETSSSSLGTRISHDGYKSSPSGASTNKDVAVGKTECSSTVAGMLDQKSLILSVTSHSELPCATEVADSDSTELLSSSTDSKNKPVLETNISKNTISRGKKKRKEALQKADRAGTTADLYMAYKGPDEKKEIITCVQSSETTSSHPKELSSGTSHEEAPNESIAEPDDWEDAVDLSTQKLESSEDQKQFGEVKNHIEDESLMTRKYSRDFLLKFSEQCKDLPDGFEITSDITEALAVSIGNVPRDKLHGPGRNVDRSMERSRSGRRGSGMNDDEKWSKVPGLLPSGLDMGYGNHGNNVVFQPRGNFGVLKNPRAQIPVMYSGVLSGPVQYMNQQYGIQRTNSDAESWQRTNSFQRGLIPSPRTPSQVMHKAERKYEVGKITDEEQAKQRQLKSILNKLTPQNFERLFEQVKQVNIDNAGTLTGVISQIFDKALMEPTFCEMYANFCYYLAGELPDFIEDDEKITFKRLLLNKCQEEFERGEREEEEANREEGEGETKQSDEEREQKRVQARRRMLGNIRLIGELYKKKMLTERIMHECIKKLLGQYQNPDEEDIEALCKLMSTIGEMIDHPKAKEHLDAYFDMMTKLSNNMKLSSRVRFLLKDSIDLRKNRWQQRRKVEGPKKIEEVHRDAANERQAQANRLTRGLSMNSSFRRGQQPMDFAPRGSNVLLSPNAQLSGFRGVPHTPRGYPTQDIRTDERHLLDNRIQSVQLTQRPLGSDSITLGPQGGLARGMSIKGQPSMSSIPFSDMHSSDFRRTTSGNGYGFVLDRPTYAPREGIFPKIAPDRLASPAAPDHMNLKDGNQSYGNREVRNPDQVSNGSRPNTPQTRSKESSSVQKVLPEEQLRKMSMETIKEFYSAKDEKEVALCVKDLNAPGFYPSMIYIWITDSFERKDIERDLLAKLLINLAKSQDALLSKPQLVEGFELVLASLEDAITDAPKAPEFLGSIFAKVVLENVLPLAEIGRLIFEGGEEQGQLVDSGLAAKVIGRALEIVRIEKGETVLKEICTGSGLRRENFRPPNSKRVSSLDQFI, encoded by the exons ATGTCCGGCAATCAAACGAGAGCTGGAAAGACCGAGTCTGTGCAATATCGAAAAACAGGCCGATCTACTGGCTCTGGCGGACACAGGAATTACGCTGGCGCCCGTGGCCGAGGCGGTGGGGTCAATGCCCCTCCTCCTTCACTCTCTTCTAATAAGAG TTTTAAAAAGCCGAGTAATTTTCAAGGTGTGCAAACTTGGGTTTCGAATGGTGGTGTGAATTTGGAGTCTAGTGATAATGCTGCTCTGGCTGCTAATGGTGCTCATTCGCAATTACATG GAGTCGATGCACAGGTTGATGTCAAGCCAGCAGTTGTGCCGTCACAGAAAAGTACCAGGGGTCTGCCAAAGGCTCCAGCAGCGAATGTTTGCGCGGTTAGCTCCAGTACGTTGGCTCCATCAACCCCTGTAAAAG GTGGAGATTTTACGCTTCAGTTTGGATCAATAAGTCCTGGTTTGATGCAG GTACCTGCCAGAACTAGCTCAGCACCTCCAAATCTGGATGAACAGAAACGAGAACAG GCTCGTTTTGATTCCTTAAGAGCTGCACCGGTGCTGCCAACACAATCTATTCCTAAGCAACATGTGCCTACAAACAAGTCTGTAATTACTAACCAATCTACTGCTATTGATGGTCACTCGGTGTCCAAAATAAGAAAAGATGTGCAAGTTGTTGTTGGTCCACAAACCATCCAAACTCAAAAGCCTTCTGTACACCCTGTTACTGGGATGCCTATGCAAATCCAATATCACCAGTCACACATTCCAGCTCAATTTGGGGGTCCTAATACACAACTGCAGTCTCAAAGCATGGTGAATAGTTCTATGGCAATTCCTATGCCCATGACAATGCCCTTCCCTATGGGAAATCATCCCCAAGTACAACAAGTGTATTTTCAAGGTCTGCCACCCCATATGCTGCAACCTCATGGTGTCATGCATCATGGCCAGAGTGCGAATTTCACATCACAAATGGGTACTCAGTTGCCTCACTTGAGCAATATCGGGATGAACATCAATCCTCAATTTTCACAAAAACAGTCGGTAGATTTTGGTAATGGACGTAAAACTGTTAAGATAACTCATCCGCATACACATGAAGAGTTGAGTTTAATTAAAAAGGCTAATGCTTTCATAGAAACAGGATCTTCAGCTCCGCAATCACAACCCAGTGTACCACCCCAATCGCAACCTGTTACAACTTTTCCACCTGGTCATCCAGTAAACTGCTACCCTAATTCTTTCAGTCAGGGTTCCATCTTTTTACCAGGTTCTCTTCCTTTGACCAGTATCCACATCACTCCAAGGTTAAATGATCAG GGTGCAGTGAGACCAACGGCTAATCCGAACGGTGAGAAGAATGCAGAATCTTCATTCTCAATGAACTTGCCAATTGTTGAGACGACTATTCCTAATATTTCTAGCCAAGGAGAAGCTACCTCAATCCTTAGTCAAAGAGATGCTGAAAATATGAAGAAAAGGTCGTTACAGCAGTCAAAGTCTACATCAGTACCTGTTCAAAGTATGGCCACTGCTGGAGTCTCTGATTTTGTTTCTGCAGCCAGCCCTGTAACCCAATTTCAGCATCTACCATCAGTGGTCTGCGGTACGACTCTAGGCACAAAATCTGACTTACATAATGGGTCTAAATCTGATGATAACGATGAAAAGAGTCATTCTTTACTACTACAGAATCAG TTTACATCTGGTTCGCCTTTGTCACTAGAAAATGTGGAAAACCTAAATTCTCCTCCTTTACTGGAAGCTGCGCCAGCACAGGTTATTGTCAGGGAATCGGGAACAACTGGGGCTGCCATTGATTTGAAAACAGGTAGTACTGAGGTACAGGGAACTTGTGAGTTGGCAAAAAAAGATGGTGCTAATTATGTTAAGGTATCTGCTGACTGCCCTGTGCCTGATAAACCACAGTATGATACTGTTGGAATTCAAGAAAGGAGAAAAATGCTTCTTGATGAGTCTGAAGAAAATGCTAATAGATATGTGAAAAGTCCAAAATCTATTTTACCAAGACTATCTGGAAATTCTGATTATATTGGTAGCCTTGTTGTGGACATAAACAACGAACAACAGAAGTTGGAGAAGGAACCTAGATTCCCTAGGGAGGTAAAAGCAGATGGTGATTTATCAATTTCTACTTCTGGGGCAGTGGACTGCTTGATTACTGAAACTTCGTCGTCATCTCTTGGAACCAGAATCTCGCATGATGGTTATAAGAGTTCGCCTTCAGGTGCTTCTACAAATAAAGATGTTGCTGTTGGTAAAACAGAATGTTCAAGTACGGTCGCCGGCATGTTAGATCAGAAGTCGCTCATTCTTTCAGTCACATCTCATTCTGAACTGCCTTGTGCAACTGAAGTTGCTGATAGTGATAGCACAGAGTTGCTTTCTTCATCAACTGATTCCAAGAATAAACCTGTGCTGGAGACAAATATATCTAAGAATACAATTTCGAGAGggaagaaaaagagaaaagaagCTTTACAAAAAGCAGATCGTGCTGGTACAACTGCTGATCTCTATATGGCATATAAGGGTCCGGATGAAAAGAAAGAGATTATTACATGTGTTCAGAGCTCAGAGACTACGTCCAGCCATCCTAAAGAGTTGTCTTCTGGCACCTCCCATGAAGAGGCACCAAACGAGAGTATAGCTGAACCAGATGATTGGGAGGATGCTGTAGATTTATCAACACAAAAACTGGAAAGTTCTGAAGATCAGAAGCAATTTGGAGAAGTGAAAAATCACATTGAGGATGAAAGTTTGATGACCAGAAAGTACTCCAGAGATTTCCTTCTTAAATTCTCTGAACAATGTAAGGATCTTCCTGATGGTTTTGAGATTACTTCAGATATTACGGAAGCATTGGCGGTGTCCATTGGTAATGTTCCTCGTGATAAGTTGCACGGCCCAGGAAGAAATGTTGATAGGTCGATGGAGAGATCTCGATCGGGTCGCCGTGGTAGTGGCATGAATGATGATGAGAAATGGAGCAAGGTACCTGGGCTTCTTCCCTCTGGGTTGGATATGGGCTATGGAAATCATGGAAATAATGTTGTCTTCCAACCTAGAGGGAACTTTGGAGTGTTAAAAAATCCACGTGCTCAAATACCAGTTATGTATTCTGGGGTCCTATCTGGGCCAGTGCAATATATGAATCAACAGTATGGCATACAGCGAACTAACTCCGATGCTGAGAGTTGGCAGCGAACGAATAGTTTTCAGAGGGGTCTTATACCTTCCCCTCGTACTCCTTCACAGGTGATGCATAAAGCTGAGCGAAAGTATGAAGTGGGTAAAATAACTGACGAGGAACAGGCAAAGCAGAGACAGCTTAAAAGTATTTTAAATAAGTTAACTCCTCAAAATTTTGAAAGACTATTCGAGCAAGTCAAACAAGTAAATATTGACAATGCCGGTACTCTCACTGGTGTAATATCTCAAATTTTTGATAAAGCTCTAATGGAACCGACATTTTGTGAAATGTATGCCAATTTCTGCTATTATCTTGCTGGCGAGTTGCCTGATTTTATTGAAGACGATgaaaaaattacttttaaaaggTTACTCTTAAACAAGTGCCAGGAGGAGTTCGAGAGAGGTGAGAGGGAAGAGGAAGAAGCTAATAGAGAGGAAGGAGAAGGTGAGACTAAACAGTCCGACGAAGAAAGGGAACAGAAGAGAGTCCAGGCACGAAGGCGTATGTTGGGCAATATAAGACTGATTGGGGAATTGTACAAGAAAAAGATGTTaacagaaagaattatgcatgagtGCATCAAAAAGCTGTTGGGTCAGTATCAAAATCCCGACGAGGAAGATATTGAAGCATTGTGCAAACTAATGAGCACAATTGGAGAAATGATAGATCATCCCAAAGCCAAGGAGCACTTGGATGCATATTTTGACATGATGACCAAGCTATCAAATAACATGAAGCTTTCTTCTAGAGTGAGGTTCTTGCTGAAGGATTCAATTGACCTGAGAAAAAATAGGTGGCAACAGAGGAGGAAGGTTGAAGGTCCGAAAAAGATTGAGGAAGTGCACAGGGATGCTGCTAATGAAAGGCAGGCTCAAGCCAACAGATTGACTCGCGGATTAAGTATGAATTCATCTTTCAGAAGGGGTCAACAACCCATGGACTTTGCTCCAAGAGGGTCGAATGTATTATTGTCTCCTAATGCACAATTAAGTGGTTTTCGTGGAGTACCTCATACACCACGTGGGTATCCCACTCAAGATATTAGGACTGATGAGAGACACCTTTTGGATAACAGAATACAATCAGTTCAATTGACCCAGAGGCCCCTTGGTAGTGACTCCATTACCCTTGGGCCACAAGGTGGTCTTGCTAGGGGAATGTCTATTAAAGGACAGCCGTCTATGTCAAGTATCCCCTTCTCTGATATGCACAGTTCAGATTTTAGGAGAACTACAAGTGGCAATGGCTACGGTTTTGTGTTAGATCGACCAACCTACGCCCCAAGAGAGGGAATATTTCCGAAAATCGCTCCTGATAGGCTCGCCAGCCCGGCTGCTCCCGACCACATGAATTTAAAGGATGGAAATCAGAGTTATGGGAACAGGGAAGTACGGAATCCAGACCAGGTTTCTAACGGATCCCGACCAAATACACCTCAAACTAGAAGTAAGGAGTCAAGTTCTGTACAAAAGGTGTTGCCTGAAGAACAGCTGCGGAAAATGTCAATGGAAACTATAAAAGAATTCTACAG TGCTAAAGATGAGAAGGAAGTTGCCCTGTGTGTCAAAGATCTGAATGCTCCTGGATTTTATCCTTCAATGATATACATCTGGATAACTGATTCCTTTGAGAGGAAGGACATAGAAAGGGATCTACTGGCTAAGCTTCTTATTAACCTTGCAAAATCACAGGATGCTTTGTTAAGTAAACCTCAACTTGTCGAAGG GTTTGAATTAGTTCTAGCTAGTTTGGAGGATGCTATAACGGATGCCCCTAAAGCACCAGAATTTCTTGGTAGTATCTTTGCAAAAGTTGTACTAGAAAATGTGCTTCCGTTGGCAGAAATTGGAAGGTTGATTTTTGAAGGTGGGGAGGAGCAAGGACAGCTTGTAGATAGTGGGCTTGCAGCTAAAGTTATTGGAAGAGCCCTGGAGATTGTAAGAATAGAGAAAGGGGAAACTGTTTTGAAAGAGATTTGCACAGGCTCCGGTTTGCGTCGAGAAAACTTCAGGCCTCCAAACTCTAAAAGGGTATCGAGCTTAGATCAATTTATATAG
- the LOC141724242 gene encoding eukaryotic translation initiation factor 4G-like isoform X1, whose product MSGNQTRAGKTESVQYRKTGRSTGSGGHRNYAGARGRGGGVNAPPPSLSSNKSFKKPSNFQGVQTWVSNGGVNLESSDNAALAANGAHSQLHGVDAQVDVKPAVVPSQKSTRGLPKAPAANVCAVSSSTLAPSTPVKGGDFTLQFGSISPGLMQVPARTSSAPPNLDEQKREQARFDSLRAAPVLPTQSIPKQHVPTNKSVITNQSTAIDGHSVSKIRKDVQVVVGPQTIQTQKPSVHPVTGMPMQIQYHQSHIPAQFGGPNTQLQSQSMVNSSMAIPMPMTMPFPMGNHPQVQQVYFQGLPPHMLQPHGVMHHGQSANFTSQMGTQLPHLSNIGMNINPQFSQKQSVDFGNGRKTVKITHPHTHEELSLIKKANAFIETGSSAPQSQPSVPPQSQPVTTFPPGHPVNCYPNSFSQGSIFLPGSLPLTSIHITPRLNDQGAVRPTANPNGEKNAESSFSMNLPIVETTIPNISSQGEATSILSQRDAENMKKRSLQQSKSTSVPVQSMATAGVSDFVSAASPVTQFQHLPSVVCGTTLGTKSDLHNGSKSDDNDEKSHSLLLQNQQFTSGSPLSLENVENLNSPPLLEAAPAQVIVRESGTTGAAIDLKTGSTEVQGTCELAKKDGANYVKVSADCPVPDKPQYDTVGIQERRKMLLDESEENANRYVKSPKSILPRLSGNSDYIGSLVVDINNEQQKLEKEPRFPREVKADGDLSISTSGAVDCLITETSSSSLGTRISHDGYKSSPSGASTNKDVAVGKTECSSTVAGMLDQKSLILSVTSHSELPCATEVADSDSTELLSSSTDSKNKPVLETNISKNTISRGKKKRKEALQKADRAGTTADLYMAYKGPDEKKEIITCVQSSETTSSHPKELSSGTSHEEAPNESIAEPDDWEDAVDLSTQKLESSEDQKQFGEVKNHIEDESLMTRKYSRDFLLKFSEQCKDLPDGFEITSDITEALAVSIGNVPRDKLHGPGRNVDRSMERSRSGRRGSGMNDDEKWSKVPGLLPSGLDMGYGNHGNNVVFQPRGNFGVLKNPRAQIPVMYSGVLSGPVQYMNQQYGIQRTNSDAESWQRTNSFQRGLIPSPRTPSQVMHKAERKYEVGKITDEEQAKQRQLKSILNKLTPQNFERLFEQVKQVNIDNAGTLTGVISQIFDKALMEPTFCEMYANFCYYLAGELPDFIEDDEKITFKRLLLNKCQEEFERGEREEEEANREEGEGETKQSDEEREQKRVQARRRMLGNIRLIGELYKKKMLTERIMHECIKKLLGQYQNPDEEDIEALCKLMSTIGEMIDHPKAKEHLDAYFDMMTKLSNNMKLSSRVRFLLKDSIDLRKNRWQQRRKVEGPKKIEEVHRDAANERQAQANRLTRGLSMNSSFRRGQQPMDFAPRGSNVLLSPNAQLSGFRGVPHTPRGYPTQDIRTDERHLLDNRIQSVQLTQRPLGSDSITLGPQGGLARGMSIKGQPSMSSIPFSDMHSSDFRRTTSGNGYGFVLDRPTYAPREGIFPKIAPDRLASPAAPDHMNLKDGNQSYGNREVRNPDQVSNGSRPNTPQTRSKESSSVQKVLPEEQLRKMSMETIKEFYSAKDEKEVALCVKDLNAPGFYPSMIYIWITDSFERKDIERDLLAKLLINLAKSQDALLSKPQLVEGFELVLASLEDAITDAPKAPEFLGSIFAKVVLENVLPLAEIGRLIFEGGEEQGQLVDSGLAAKVIGRALEIVRIEKGETVLKEICTGSGLRRENFRPPNSKRVSSLDQFI is encoded by the exons ATGTCCGGCAATCAAACGAGAGCTGGAAAGACCGAGTCTGTGCAATATCGAAAAACAGGCCGATCTACTGGCTCTGGCGGACACAGGAATTACGCTGGCGCCCGTGGCCGAGGCGGTGGGGTCAATGCCCCTCCTCCTTCACTCTCTTCTAATAAGAG TTTTAAAAAGCCGAGTAATTTTCAAGGTGTGCAAACTTGGGTTTCGAATGGTGGTGTGAATTTGGAGTCTAGTGATAATGCTGCTCTGGCTGCTAATGGTGCTCATTCGCAATTACATG GAGTCGATGCACAGGTTGATGTCAAGCCAGCAGTTGTGCCGTCACAGAAAAGTACCAGGGGTCTGCCAAAGGCTCCAGCAGCGAATGTTTGCGCGGTTAGCTCCAGTACGTTGGCTCCATCAACCCCTGTAAAAG GTGGAGATTTTACGCTTCAGTTTGGATCAATAAGTCCTGGTTTGATGCAG GTACCTGCCAGAACTAGCTCAGCACCTCCAAATCTGGATGAACAGAAACGAGAACAG GCTCGTTTTGATTCCTTAAGAGCTGCACCGGTGCTGCCAACACAATCTATTCCTAAGCAACATGTGCCTACAAACAAGTCTGTAATTACTAACCAATCTACTGCTATTGATGGTCACTCGGTGTCCAAAATAAGAAAAGATGTGCAAGTTGTTGTTGGTCCACAAACCATCCAAACTCAAAAGCCTTCTGTACACCCTGTTACTGGGATGCCTATGCAAATCCAATATCACCAGTCACACATTCCAGCTCAATTTGGGGGTCCTAATACACAACTGCAGTCTCAAAGCATGGTGAATAGTTCTATGGCAATTCCTATGCCCATGACAATGCCCTTCCCTATGGGAAATCATCCCCAAGTACAACAAGTGTATTTTCAAGGTCTGCCACCCCATATGCTGCAACCTCATGGTGTCATGCATCATGGCCAGAGTGCGAATTTCACATCACAAATGGGTACTCAGTTGCCTCACTTGAGCAATATCGGGATGAACATCAATCCTCAATTTTCACAAAAACAGTCGGTAGATTTTGGTAATGGACGTAAAACTGTTAAGATAACTCATCCGCATACACATGAAGAGTTGAGTTTAATTAAAAAGGCTAATGCTTTCATAGAAACAGGATCTTCAGCTCCGCAATCACAACCCAGTGTACCACCCCAATCGCAACCTGTTACAACTTTTCCACCTGGTCATCCAGTAAACTGCTACCCTAATTCTTTCAGTCAGGGTTCCATCTTTTTACCAGGTTCTCTTCCTTTGACCAGTATCCACATCACTCCAAGGTTAAATGATCAG GGTGCAGTGAGACCAACGGCTAATCCGAACGGTGAGAAGAATGCAGAATCTTCATTCTCAATGAACTTGCCAATTGTTGAGACGACTATTCCTAATATTTCTAGCCAAGGAGAAGCTACCTCAATCCTTAGTCAAAGAGATGCTGAAAATATGAAGAAAAGGTCGTTACAGCAGTCAAAGTCTACATCAGTACCTGTTCAAAGTATGGCCACTGCTGGAGTCTCTGATTTTGTTTCTGCAGCCAGCCCTGTAACCCAATTTCAGCATCTACCATCAGTGGTCTGCGGTACGACTCTAGGCACAAAATCTGACTTACATAATGGGTCTAAATCTGATGATAACGATGAAAAGAGTCATTCTTTACTACTACAGAATCAG CAGTTTACATCTGGTTCGCCTTTGTCACTAGAAAATGTGGAAAACCTAAATTCTCCTCCTTTACTGGAAGCTGCGCCAGCACAGGTTATTGTCAGGGAATCGGGAACAACTGGGGCTGCCATTGATTTGAAAACAGGTAGTACTGAGGTACAGGGAACTTGTGAGTTGGCAAAAAAAGATGGTGCTAATTATGTTAAGGTATCTGCTGACTGCCCTGTGCCTGATAAACCACAGTATGATACTGTTGGAATTCAAGAAAGGAGAAAAATGCTTCTTGATGAGTCTGAAGAAAATGCTAATAGATATGTGAAAAGTCCAAAATCTATTTTACCAAGACTATCTGGAAATTCTGATTATATTGGTAGCCTTGTTGTGGACATAAACAACGAACAACAGAAGTTGGAGAAGGAACCTAGATTCCCTAGGGAGGTAAAAGCAGATGGTGATTTATCAATTTCTACTTCTGGGGCAGTGGACTGCTTGATTACTGAAACTTCGTCGTCATCTCTTGGAACCAGAATCTCGCATGATGGTTATAAGAGTTCGCCTTCAGGTGCTTCTACAAATAAAGATGTTGCTGTTGGTAAAACAGAATGTTCAAGTACGGTCGCCGGCATGTTAGATCAGAAGTCGCTCATTCTTTCAGTCACATCTCATTCTGAACTGCCTTGTGCAACTGAAGTTGCTGATAGTGATAGCACAGAGTTGCTTTCTTCATCAACTGATTCCAAGAATAAACCTGTGCTGGAGACAAATATATCTAAGAATACAATTTCGAGAGggaagaaaaagagaaaagaagCTTTACAAAAAGCAGATCGTGCTGGTACAACTGCTGATCTCTATATGGCATATAAGGGTCCGGATGAAAAGAAAGAGATTATTACATGTGTTCAGAGCTCAGAGACTACGTCCAGCCATCCTAAAGAGTTGTCTTCTGGCACCTCCCATGAAGAGGCACCAAACGAGAGTATAGCTGAACCAGATGATTGGGAGGATGCTGTAGATTTATCAACACAAAAACTGGAAAGTTCTGAAGATCAGAAGCAATTTGGAGAAGTGAAAAATCACATTGAGGATGAAAGTTTGATGACCAGAAAGTACTCCAGAGATTTCCTTCTTAAATTCTCTGAACAATGTAAGGATCTTCCTGATGGTTTTGAGATTACTTCAGATATTACGGAAGCATTGGCGGTGTCCATTGGTAATGTTCCTCGTGATAAGTTGCACGGCCCAGGAAGAAATGTTGATAGGTCGATGGAGAGATCTCGATCGGGTCGCCGTGGTAGTGGCATGAATGATGATGAGAAATGGAGCAAGGTACCTGGGCTTCTTCCCTCTGGGTTGGATATGGGCTATGGAAATCATGGAAATAATGTTGTCTTCCAACCTAGAGGGAACTTTGGAGTGTTAAAAAATCCACGTGCTCAAATACCAGTTATGTATTCTGGGGTCCTATCTGGGCCAGTGCAATATATGAATCAACAGTATGGCATACAGCGAACTAACTCCGATGCTGAGAGTTGGCAGCGAACGAATAGTTTTCAGAGGGGTCTTATACCTTCCCCTCGTACTCCTTCACAGGTGATGCATAAAGCTGAGCGAAAGTATGAAGTGGGTAAAATAACTGACGAGGAACAGGCAAAGCAGAGACAGCTTAAAAGTATTTTAAATAAGTTAACTCCTCAAAATTTTGAAAGACTATTCGAGCAAGTCAAACAAGTAAATATTGACAATGCCGGTACTCTCACTGGTGTAATATCTCAAATTTTTGATAAAGCTCTAATGGAACCGACATTTTGTGAAATGTATGCCAATTTCTGCTATTATCTTGCTGGCGAGTTGCCTGATTTTATTGAAGACGATgaaaaaattacttttaaaaggTTACTCTTAAACAAGTGCCAGGAGGAGTTCGAGAGAGGTGAGAGGGAAGAGGAAGAAGCTAATAGAGAGGAAGGAGAAGGTGAGACTAAACAGTCCGACGAAGAAAGGGAACAGAAGAGAGTCCAGGCACGAAGGCGTATGTTGGGCAATATAAGACTGATTGGGGAATTGTACAAGAAAAAGATGTTaacagaaagaattatgcatgagtGCATCAAAAAGCTGTTGGGTCAGTATCAAAATCCCGACGAGGAAGATATTGAAGCATTGTGCAAACTAATGAGCACAATTGGAGAAATGATAGATCATCCCAAAGCCAAGGAGCACTTGGATGCATATTTTGACATGATGACCAAGCTATCAAATAACATGAAGCTTTCTTCTAGAGTGAGGTTCTTGCTGAAGGATTCAATTGACCTGAGAAAAAATAGGTGGCAACAGAGGAGGAAGGTTGAAGGTCCGAAAAAGATTGAGGAAGTGCACAGGGATGCTGCTAATGAAAGGCAGGCTCAAGCCAACAGATTGACTCGCGGATTAAGTATGAATTCATCTTTCAGAAGGGGTCAACAACCCATGGACTTTGCTCCAAGAGGGTCGAATGTATTATTGTCTCCTAATGCACAATTAAGTGGTTTTCGTGGAGTACCTCATACACCACGTGGGTATCCCACTCAAGATATTAGGACTGATGAGAGACACCTTTTGGATAACAGAATACAATCAGTTCAATTGACCCAGAGGCCCCTTGGTAGTGACTCCATTACCCTTGGGCCACAAGGTGGTCTTGCTAGGGGAATGTCTATTAAAGGACAGCCGTCTATGTCAAGTATCCCCTTCTCTGATATGCACAGTTCAGATTTTAGGAGAACTACAAGTGGCAATGGCTACGGTTTTGTGTTAGATCGACCAACCTACGCCCCAAGAGAGGGAATATTTCCGAAAATCGCTCCTGATAGGCTCGCCAGCCCGGCTGCTCCCGACCACATGAATTTAAAGGATGGAAATCAGAGTTATGGGAACAGGGAAGTACGGAATCCAGACCAGGTTTCTAACGGATCCCGACCAAATACACCTCAAACTAGAAGTAAGGAGTCAAGTTCTGTACAAAAGGTGTTGCCTGAAGAACAGCTGCGGAAAATGTCAATGGAAACTATAAAAGAATTCTACAG TGCTAAAGATGAGAAGGAAGTTGCCCTGTGTGTCAAAGATCTGAATGCTCCTGGATTTTATCCTTCAATGATATACATCTGGATAACTGATTCCTTTGAGAGGAAGGACATAGAAAGGGATCTACTGGCTAAGCTTCTTATTAACCTTGCAAAATCACAGGATGCTTTGTTAAGTAAACCTCAACTTGTCGAAGG GTTTGAATTAGTTCTAGCTAGTTTGGAGGATGCTATAACGGATGCCCCTAAAGCACCAGAATTTCTTGGTAGTATCTTTGCAAAAGTTGTACTAGAAAATGTGCTTCCGTTGGCAGAAATTGGAAGGTTGATTTTTGAAGGTGGGGAGGAGCAAGGACAGCTTGTAGATAGTGGGCTTGCAGCTAAAGTTATTGGAAGAGCCCTGGAGATTGTAAGAATAGAGAAAGGGGAAACTGTTTTGAAAGAGATTTGCACAGGCTCCGGTTTGCGTCGAGAAAACTTCAGGCCTCCAAACTCTAAAAGGGTATCGAGCTTAGATCAATTTATATAG